One region of Mycolicibacterium insubricum genomic DNA includes:
- a CDS encoding mycofactocin-coupled SDR family oxidoreductase, which yields MGDLSGKTAFITGAARGQGRAHALRLASAGADIIAVDLCAQIDSVPYPLATADDLSVTVALVEETGSRIVARTADVRDRASLKEALRAGTDALGDRLDIVIANAGIAPMAAENAWQDVIDVNLTGVYHTVDVAMRPMVKYGNGGSIVLTSSVAGLVGIGGPMAGSIGYTAAKHGIVGLMRNYANLLAQHNIRVNSLHPAGVNTPMIDNEFTRSWLDGLAQQSQGGPDMGNALPVQTLDPEDIANAAYYLVSDAGRYVTGVALPVDAGYTNKR from the coding sequence GTGGGTGACCTCAGCGGAAAGACCGCCTTCATCACCGGCGCCGCCCGCGGCCAAGGGCGCGCCCACGCGCTGCGCCTGGCCTCCGCCGGTGCCGACATCATCGCCGTCGACCTGTGCGCACAGATCGACTCGGTGCCCTACCCGCTGGCCACCGCCGACGACCTGTCCGTCACGGTCGCCCTCGTCGAGGAGACCGGGTCGCGGATCGTCGCGCGGACGGCCGACGTCCGCGACCGCGCGAGCCTCAAGGAGGCGCTGCGCGCCGGCACCGATGCACTCGGCGACCGGCTCGACATCGTCATCGCCAACGCCGGAATCGCACCGATGGCCGCCGAGAACGCCTGGCAGGACGTCATCGACGTGAACCTGACCGGGGTCTACCACACCGTCGACGTCGCCATGCGGCCGATGGTCAAGTACGGCAACGGCGGGTCCATCGTGTTGACCAGTTCGGTGGCCGGGCTGGTCGGCATCGGCGGTCCGATGGCCGGCTCGATCGGCTACACGGCGGCCAAACACGGCATCGTCGGGCTGATGCGCAACTACGCGAATCTGCTGGCGCAGCACAATATCCGGGTCAACTCGTTGCATCCCGCCGGGGTGAACACCCCGATGATCGACAACGAGTTCACCCGGTCCTGGCTCGACGGGCTGGCCCAGCAGTCCCAGGGCGGACCCGATATGGGCAACGCGTTGCCGGTACAGACGCTGGATCCCGAGGACATCGCCAACGCGGCCTACTATTTGGTGTCCGACGCCGGCCGCTACGTCACCGGCGTCGCGCTACCCGTCGACGCCGGCTACACCAACAAGCGCTGA
- a CDS encoding HpcH/HpaI aldolase/citrate lyase family protein, producing the protein MYEQPFSTDSTDGGTRLDPVLARSWLLVNGSHADRFEAATRSHADIVVLDIEDAVAPKDKAAARDHVASWLAGGRDDWVRINGFGTQWWAGDCELLAGTSVGGVMLAMVESVDHVTETARMLPGVPIVALVETARGLERITEIAATKGTFRLAFGIGDFRRDTGFGDNPATLAYARSRFTIAARAAHLPSAIDGPTVGSSALKLSEAAAVSAEFGMTGKICLSPDQCSAVNAGLSPSPDDIAWAKEFFAEFNRDGGEIRNGSDLPRIARATKILDLARAYGIGSGDVGYDERGHRPAPSDTYHY; encoded by the coding sequence GTGTACGAGCAACCCTTCAGCACCGATTCCACCGACGGCGGCACCCGGCTCGACCCGGTACTGGCCCGCAGCTGGCTGCTGGTCAACGGCTCGCACGCCGACCGTTTCGAGGCCGCCACCCGCTCGCACGCGGACATCGTGGTGCTCGACATCGAGGACGCCGTCGCCCCCAAGGACAAGGCCGCCGCCCGCGACCATGTCGCTTCCTGGCTGGCCGGCGGCCGCGACGACTGGGTGCGGATCAACGGCTTCGGCACCCAGTGGTGGGCCGGTGACTGCGAACTGCTGGCCGGCACCTCGGTCGGGGGCGTGATGCTGGCGATGGTGGAGTCGGTCGACCACGTCACCGAGACCGCGCGGATGCTGCCCGGCGTGCCGATCGTCGCGCTGGTGGAGACCGCGCGCGGACTGGAACGCATCACCGAGATCGCGGCCACCAAGGGCACTTTCCGGCTGGCGTTCGGCATCGGCGACTTCCGCCGCGACACCGGCTTCGGCGACAACCCGGCGACGCTGGCGTACGCGCGGTCCCGGTTCACCATCGCCGCGCGGGCCGCGCATCTGCCCAGCGCCATTGACGGCCCGACCGTCGGCTCCAGCGCGCTGAAGCTGTCCGAGGCGGCCGCGGTGTCCGCCGAGTTCGGGATGACCGGCAAGATCTGCCTGTCGCCGGACCAGTGCTCCGCGGTCAACGCCGGCCTGTCACCGTCGCCCGACGACATCGCCTGGGCCAAGGAGTTTTTCGCCGAGTTCAACCGCGACGGCGGCGAGATCCGCAACGGCTCGGACCTGCCGCGTATCGCCCGGGCGACCAAGATCCTGGATCTGGCCCGCGCCTACGGCATCGGCTCCGGTGACGTCGGGTACGACGAGCGCGGGCACCGCCCGGCCCCGTCGGACACCTACCACTACTGA
- a CDS encoding CynX/NimT family MFS transporter, translated as MAAGGALLIVAVVLTALNLRPAITSIGPLLGEMRSELGASAVWAGVLTTLPGLCFAAAGLAAPWLSRRIGLGWAIAAGLTILTAGLIVRVLDGPAVVIAGTLLATGGIALVNVLIPVVIKGSFPTRIGVMTGVYTAALQGGGALGSALTPLLDRILGGWAGALGAWAVVSGLALALWLLGARQIEAARPLSTPTARRGPSLLRSRLAWTITLFFGTQSFLAYVVMGWLPEVFIDGGISQTRAGLLLGLISVLAVPISLVVAPLAAGRPSQSGWIVGLGVAGVAGVIGLLIDPGAAPVLWSVLVGLGMSVFSLALAVIALRARDADTTAALSGMVQGFGYLLAGVGPLLFGVLHDATGAWTVPFAMLLAVYAVQMVTGALAGRQRYV; from the coding sequence ATGGCCGCCGGTGGCGCCCTGCTGATCGTCGCCGTGGTACTGACCGCGCTGAACCTGCGCCCGGCGATCACCAGCATCGGTCCGCTGCTCGGCGAGATGCGCTCCGAACTCGGGGCATCGGCGGTGTGGGCCGGCGTCCTGACCACGCTGCCGGGATTGTGCTTCGCCGCCGCCGGGCTGGCGGCACCGTGGCTGTCGCGGAGGATCGGGCTGGGCTGGGCGATCGCAGCCGGCTTGACGATCCTGACCGCCGGTCTGATCGTCCGGGTACTCGACGGGCCGGCCGTCGTGATCGCCGGCACCCTGCTGGCCACCGGTGGCATCGCCCTGGTCAACGTGCTCATCCCGGTCGTCATCAAGGGCTCATTCCCCACCCGGATCGGGGTGATGACCGGCGTCTACACCGCCGCGTTGCAGGGCGGCGGAGCGCTGGGCTCGGCCCTCACCCCGCTGCTGGACCGGATACTCGGCGGCTGGGCCGGGGCGCTGGGCGCCTGGGCGGTGGTCTCCGGGCTGGCGCTCGCACTCTGGTTGCTCGGCGCCCGGCAGATCGAGGCCGCCCGGCCGTTGAGCACCCCCACCGCACGGCGGGGCCCGTCGCTGCTGCGGTCCCGACTGGCCTGGACCATCACCCTGTTCTTCGGCACCCAGTCGTTCCTCGCGTATGTGGTGATGGGCTGGCTACCGGAGGTGTTCATCGACGGCGGCATCAGCCAGACCCGGGCGGGCCTGCTACTCGGGCTGATCTCGGTGCTGGCCGTCCCGATCAGCCTCGTCGTCGCCCCGCTGGCAGCCGGCCGGCCCAGCCAGAGCGGCTGGATCGTCGGGCTCGGCGTCGCCGGCGTCGCCGGGGTGATCGGGCTGCTGATCGACCCGGGTGCGGCGCCGGTCCTGTGGAGTGTGCTGGTCGGGCTGGGGATGAGCGTGTTCTCGCTGGCCCTGGCGGTGATCGCGCTGCGGGCGCGCGACGCGGACACCACCGCTGCGCTGTCCGGCATGGTGCAGGGCTTCGGCTATCTGCTGGCCGGGGTGGGCCCGCTGTTGTTCGGCGTGCTGCACGATGCGACGGGAGCCTGGACCGTGCCCTTTGCGATGCTGCTGGCGGTCTACGCCGTGCAGATGGTCACCGGCGCGCTGGCCGGGCGCCAGCGCTACGTGTAG
- a CDS encoding winged helix-turn-helix domain-containing protein has translation MANLTTAQARRVAVAAQGFHARPRSGPVTRSDLGRLVSRIQVLQLDSVSVTVRAHYAPVFSRFGAYDRDLLDRAAWSHSARAPRLLVEYWAHEAALMSVQDWPLLRWRMREYTHGRWGTEIVKRNPRLAEDILAAVADLGPSTAGQIEAHLESAPRARKGPWWDRSETKWVAEALWSSGALTTAHRVGFARHYDLTDNVLPADVLARHVDDDEAVRELTLRAATALGVATAADIRDYFRLSAAQVKPALAQLTAAGELEPVTVGGVPAYLRSGQPIPRSDRGTALLCPFDPLIFFRPRVERLFGFRYRIEIYTPAANREYGYYVWPFLLDGELVARVDLKADRAAGLLTVPGAFLENGRDPVRVAAALAAELAAMADWLGLPGISVGDRGDLAAPLRRACP, from the coding sequence GTGGCCAACCTCACCACCGCCCAGGCCCGTCGGGTCGCGGTCGCCGCACAGGGCTTCCACGCCCGCCCGCGCAGCGGTCCGGTCACCCGCTCCGACCTCGGCAGGCTGGTCTCCAGAATTCAGGTACTGCAACTGGATTCGGTTTCGGTGACGGTGCGGGCGCACTACGCCCCGGTGTTCAGCCGGTTCGGGGCCTATGACCGCGACCTGCTGGACCGCGCGGCCTGGTCGCATTCGGCCCGCGCACCCCGGCTGCTGGTGGAGTACTGGGCGCACGAAGCCGCGTTGATGTCGGTGCAGGACTGGCCGTTGTTGCGTTGGCGGATGCGCGAGTACACCCACGGCCGGTGGGGCACCGAGATCGTCAAGCGCAATCCGCGGCTGGCCGAGGACATCCTCGCCGCCGTCGCCGACCTCGGCCCGTCGACCGCCGGCCAGATCGAGGCGCATCTGGAATCCGCACCGCGGGCGCGCAAGGGCCCGTGGTGGGACCGAAGTGAAACCAAATGGGTGGCCGAGGCGCTCTGGTCCTCGGGAGCCCTGACCACCGCGCACCGGGTCGGATTCGCCCGCCACTACGACCTCACCGACAACGTGCTGCCCGCAGATGTACTGGCCCGCCACGTCGACGACGACGAGGCGGTGCGGGAACTGACCCTGCGCGCGGCGACCGCGCTGGGTGTTGCAACCGCCGCCGACATCCGCGACTATTTCCGGCTGTCCGCCGCCCAGGTCAAGCCCGCGTTGGCGCAGTTGACCGCGGCGGGGGAACTGGAGCCGGTCACCGTGGGCGGGGTACCGGCGTATCTGCGCAGCGGGCAACCTATTCCGCGCAGTGACCGCGGGACCGCGCTGCTGTGCCCGTTCGATCCGCTGATCTTCTTCCGGCCCAGGGTCGAGCGGCTGTTCGGCTTCCGCTACCGCATCGAGATCTACACCCCGGCCGCCAACAGGGAGTACGGCTATTACGTTTGGCCGTTCCTGCTCGACGGTGAACTGGTCGCCCGGGTCGATCTCAAGGCGGATCGGGCCGCCGGGCTGCTGACCGTGCCCGGCGCATTCCTGGAGAACGGCCGAGACCCGGTCCGGGTGGCGGCGGCCCTGGCCGCCGAGCTGGCGGCGATGGCCGACTGGCTGGGATTGCCGGGGATCAGCGTGGGGGACCGGGGTGATCTGGCCGCCCCGCTGCGGCGGGCATGCCCGTAG
- a CDS encoding ribonuclease J has protein sequence MSTAAHTDLAPPGPLPDGGLRVTALGGISEIGRNMTVFEHLGRLLIIDCGVLFPTHDEPGVDLILPDLRHIENRLDDVEALVLTHAHEDHIGAIPFLLKLRPDIPVVGSKFTCALVAAKCREHRIKPVFVQVAEGQRSTHGVFECEYFAVNHSIPDALAIAIHTGAGTVLHTGDIKLDQLPLDGRPTDLPGMSRLGDAGVDLFLCDSTNAEIPGVGPSESEIGPNLHRLIRGAEGRVIVACFASNVDRVQQIVDAAVALGRKVSFVGRSMVRNMAIARDLGFLTVDDASVMDIGAAEMMPADKVVLITTGTQGEPMAALSRMSRGEHRSITLTDGDLIILSSSLIPGNEEAVYGVIDALAKIGARVVTNNQVRVHVSGHAYSGELLFLYNGVRPRNVMPVHGTWRHLRANAKLAAGTGVPEENIVIAPNGVSVDLVGGVASISGAVPVGKMFVDGLITGDVGDATLGERLILSSGFIAVTVVVQRGTGKPMGPAHLHSRGFSEDPKALESAARKVEAELANLVGDNVTDPVRIAQVARRTVGKWVGEVYRRQPMIVPTVIEI, from the coding sequence ATGAGTACTGCCGCGCATACCGACCTGGCACCGCCGGGGCCGCTGCCCGACGGTGGCCTGCGGGTCACCGCCTTGGGCGGGATCAGCGAAATCGGCCGCAACATGACGGTTTTCGAGCACCTGGGCCGACTGCTCATCATCGACTGCGGGGTACTGTTCCCCACCCACGACGAACCCGGCGTCGACCTGATCCTGCCGGATCTGCGGCACATCGAGAACCGGCTCGATGACGTCGAGGCCCTGGTGCTCACCCACGCGCACGAGGACCACATCGGGGCCATCCCGTTCCTGTTGAAACTGCGCCCCGACATCCCGGTCGTCGGTTCGAAATTCACCTGCGCGCTGGTCGCCGCCAAGTGTCGCGAGCACCGCATCAAGCCGGTGTTCGTGCAGGTCGCCGAGGGGCAGCGCAGCACCCACGGGGTCTTCGAGTGCGAGTACTTCGCGGTCAATCACTCCATCCCGGACGCCTTGGCGATCGCGATCCACACCGGAGCGGGCACCGTCTTGCACACCGGTGACATCAAGCTTGACCAGTTGCCGCTGGACGGCCGCCCCACCGACCTGCCCGGCATGTCGCGGCTCGGCGACGCCGGGGTGGATCTGTTCCTGTGCGATTCGACCAACGCCGAGATTCCCGGCGTCGGCCCGTCGGAAAGCGAGATCGGCCCCAACCTGCACCGGCTGATCCGCGGCGCCGAGGGCCGGGTGATCGTGGCCTGCTTCGCATCGAACGTCGATCGGGTGCAACAGATCGTCGACGCGGCGGTCGCCCTGGGCCGCAAGGTGTCCTTCGTCGGCCGCTCCATGGTGCGCAATATGGCGATCGCCCGTGACCTGGGCTTCCTGACGGTCGACGACGCCAGCGTGATGGATATCGGTGCCGCCGAGATGATGCCGGCCGACAAGGTGGTGCTGATCACCACCGGGACCCAGGGCGAGCCGATGGCTGCACTGAGCCGGATGTCGCGCGGCGAGCACCGCAGCATCACGCTGACCGACGGCGACCTGATCATCCTGAGCTCCTCGCTGATTCCCGGCAACGAGGAGGCGGTCTACGGGGTGATCGACGCGCTGGCCAAGATCGGCGCCCGGGTGGTCACCAACAACCAGGTCCGGGTGCACGTCTCCGGCCACGCCTACTCCGGGGAACTGCTGTTCCTCTACAACGGGGTGCGCCCGCGCAACGTCATGCCGGTGCACGGCACCTGGCGGCACCTGCGGGCGAACGCCAAACTCGCCGCCGGCACCGGGGTGCCCGAGGAGAACATCGTCATCGCGCCGAACGGGGTGAGCGTGGACCTGGTCGGCGGAGTCGCGTCGATCTCCGGCGCGGTGCCGGTCGGCAAGATGTTCGTCGACGGTCTGATCACCGGTGACGTCGGTGATGCGACGCTCGGCGAGCGGCTGATCCTGAGCTCCGGGTTCATCGCGGTCACCGTCGTCGTGCAGCGCGGCACCGGCAAGCCGATGGGCCCGGCGCATCTGCACTCCCGCGGCTTCTCCGAGGACCCGAAGGCGCTGGAGTCGGCGGCGCGCAAGGTCGAGGCGGAGCTGGCAAACCTGGTGGGCGACAACGTCACCGACCCGGTGCGCATCGCCCAGGTGGCGCGCCGTACCGTCGGCAAGTGGGTCGGCGAGGTCTACCGGCGCCAGCCGATGATCGTCCCGACGGTCATCGAGATTTAG
- a CDS encoding SAM-dependent methyltransferase: MPTNVTAQTAYGPMVLAAVEHNQPPARRLVDDDLAAAFLPARLRMAVAATRVGWVREAAVAAVERSGPGLWASIACRKRLIDDRVSDPFNSFDAVVVLGAGFDTRAYRIARHSDLPVFEVDQQVNIELKAEVVRRVLGAQPESVRLIATDLEHDDIWDCLTDNKFRARYRTLFIAEGLTQYLSPAAVTALFDRLSAAAPGSQLIFSYVRQDFIDGENRYGAESLYRRFRERAQVWQTGFVPEHLGDVLHEHGWRLSEQAGPGYYRDTYIRPTGRDLTASQIEWTAVAERT; encoded by the coding sequence GTGCCCACCAATGTCACCGCCCAGACCGCCTACGGGCCGATGGTTTTGGCTGCGGTGGAGCACAACCAGCCACCGGCGCGCCGGCTGGTCGACGACGACCTGGCCGCCGCGTTCCTGCCCGCGCGGCTGCGCATGGCGGTCGCGGCGACCCGAGTCGGCTGGGTCCGTGAGGCGGCGGTCGCGGCGGTCGAGCGGTCCGGGCCGGGATTGTGGGCGTCCATCGCCTGCCGCAAACGGCTGATCGATGACCGGGTGTCGGATCCGTTCAACTCCTTCGACGCCGTCGTGGTGCTGGGCGCCGGCTTCGACACCCGCGCCTACCGGATCGCCCGGCATTCCGATCTTCCGGTGTTCGAGGTGGATCAACAGGTCAACATCGAACTCAAGGCCGAGGTGGTGCGCCGGGTGCTGGGCGCCCAACCGGAGTCGGTGCGCCTGATCGCGACCGACCTGGAGCACGACGACATCTGGGATTGCCTGACCGACAACAAGTTCCGGGCCCGCTACCGCACCCTGTTCATCGCCGAGGGACTCACCCAGTATCTCTCCCCCGCCGCCGTCACCGCCCTGTTCGACCGGCTGTCGGCCGCCGCACCCGGCAGCCAGCTGATCTTCAGCTACGTCCGCCAGGACTTCATCGACGGCGAGAACCGCTACGGCGCCGAGTCGCTGTACCGGCGCTTCCGGGAACGGGCGCAGGTGTGGCAAACCGGTTTCGTGCCGGAGCACCTCGGCGATGTGCTGCACGAGCACGGCTGGCGGCTGTCCGAACAGGCCGGCCCCGGCTATTACCGCGACACCTATATCCGCCCGACCGGACGCGACCTGACCGCCTCGCAGATCGAGTGGACCGCCGTCGCCGAGCGAACCTAA
- the dapA gene encoding 4-hydroxy-tetrahydrodipicolinate synthase, whose translation MTTSGFDVGARAGVAGESARLGTVLTAMVTPFASDGSLDLDAAKKVATHLVDTGCDGLVVSGTTGESPTTTDEEKIELLTAVLDAVGDRARIIAGAGSNDTAHSVKLAKASAAAGAHGLLVVTPYYSKPPQSGLIAHFTAVADATDLPNVLYDIPPRSSIPIAWETIRELAFHPNIVAIKDAKGDLPGGALIMAETGLLYYSGDDALNLPWLAMGATGFISVWGHVAAGQLREMLNAFHSGDLATARKCQATLAPLTEAQNRLGGVTMSKAALRLIGIETGDPRLPQMPATAEQITELARDMQAAGVLG comes from the coding sequence GTGACTACCAGCGGATTCGACGTCGGCGCGCGCGCGGGCGTGGCGGGCGAGAGCGCCCGATTGGGAACCGTCCTGACGGCCATGGTGACGCCGTTCGCCTCCGATGGATCGCTGGACCTCGACGCCGCCAAGAAGGTGGCCACCCACCTAGTGGATACGGGCTGCGACGGGCTGGTGGTCTCCGGGACCACCGGCGAATCGCCCACCACCACCGACGAGGAGAAGATCGAGTTGCTGACCGCGGTGCTCGACGCCGTCGGGGACCGGGCGCGGATCATCGCCGGCGCGGGTAGCAACGACACCGCCCACAGCGTCAAACTGGCCAAGGCCAGCGCCGCCGCCGGCGCGCACGGGCTGCTCGTGGTGACCCCGTACTACTCGAAACCGCCCCAGTCGGGCCTCATCGCGCATTTCACCGCCGTCGCGGACGCCACCGACCTGCCCAACGTGCTCTATGACATCCCGCCGCGTTCATCGATCCCGATCGCCTGGGAAACCATCCGCGAGTTGGCTTTCCACCCGAACATTGTGGCGATCAAGGACGCCAAGGGCGACCTGCCTGGCGGCGCGCTGATCATGGCCGAGACCGGCTTGCTCTACTACTCCGGCGACGACGCGCTCAACCTGCCCTGGCTGGCGATGGGTGCCACCGGGTTCATCAGCGTGTGGGGTCACGTCGCGGCCGGGCAGCTGCGCGAGATGCTCAACGCCTTCCACTCCGGCGACCTGGCGACGGCCCGCAAATGCCAGGCGACGCTTGCGCCGCTGACCGAGGCGCAGAACCGGCTCGGCGGCGTGACGATGTCCAAGGCCGCCCTGCGGTTGATCGGCATCGAGACCGGTGACCCGCGACTGCCGCAGATGCCGGCCACCGCCGAACAGATCACCGAGCTGGCCCGCGATATGCAGGCCGCCGGCGTACTCGGCTGA
- a CDS encoding dienelactone hydrolase family protein, whose amino-acid sequence MPTATDTVTTPDGDCRITVATPDGDGPWPAVVMYPDAGGPRPTFDAMAARMAALGYVVLVPDIYYRHAGRAPFDLPTAFTDPAERDRLFAMMAEVTPERMTTDAAAFFDYLQQRPDVAGTRFGTTGYCMGGRTSFTVAGRLPERVAVAMSFHGGGLVTEAPDSPHLAAPRIQAVVYVAAAESDASFTAENGVTLDGALADAGVEHTVEFYPAAHGFAVPDNAGAYDKTADERHWQAMERVFGAAL is encoded by the coding sequence ATGCCGACTGCCACGGACACCGTGACCACTCCCGACGGCGACTGCCGGATCACCGTCGCCACCCCCGACGGCGACGGCCCGTGGCCGGCGGTGGTGATGTACCCCGACGCGGGTGGGCCGAGGCCGACGTTCGACGCCATGGCGGCGCGGATGGCCGCCCTGGGCTACGTGGTTCTGGTACCCGACATCTACTACCGACACGCGGGTCGGGCGCCGTTCGACCTGCCCACCGCGTTCACCGATCCGGCCGAGCGGGACCGGCTGTTCGCCATGATGGCCGAGGTGACCCCGGAGCGGATGACCACCGACGCCGCTGCGTTCTTCGACTACCTGCAGCAGCGCCCCGACGTCGCAGGCACCCGGTTCGGCACCACCGGCTACTGCATGGGCGGGCGCACGTCGTTCACGGTGGCCGGTCGCCTTCCGGAGCGCGTTGCGGTCGCGATGTCGTTCCACGGCGGCGGCCTGGTCACCGAGGCGCCGGACAGCCCGCACCTGGCGGCCCCGCGCATCCAGGCCGTCGTCTACGTCGCCGCGGCCGAGAGCGACGCGTCGTTCACCGCCGAGAACGGGGTCACGCTGGATGGGGCCCTGGCCGATGCGGGCGTCGAGCACACCGTCGAGTTCTACCCGGCCGCGCACGGGTTCGCGGTGCCCGACAATGCCGGCGCCTACGACAAAACCGCCGATGAGCGGCATTGGCAGGCCATGGAGCGGGTGTTCGGCGCGGCGTTGTAA
- the thyX gene encoding FAD-dependent thymidylate synthase produces MAETAPLRVQLIAKTEFTAPESVLWSTDVDGGAALLEFAGRACYQAWDKTNPRTADNADYLRHLIDVGHLAVLEHATASFYITGLSRSCGHELVRHRHLSFSELSQRYVAEPDAQIVVPPGIAGDPELEGLLADAADASHRVYTELLDRLDAKLAGDPSARLRQKQARQAARSVLPYATETRMVVTGNYRAWRHFIAVRASEHADLEMRRLAIACLRELAALAPAVFGDFQIATLNDGTEVATSPLATEA; encoded by the coding sequence GTGGCCGAAACCGCGCCGCTGCGTGTGCAGCTGATCGCAAAGACCGAGTTCACCGCGCCCGAGTCGGTGCTGTGGAGCACCGACGTCGACGGCGGCGCGGCGCTGCTGGAGTTCGCCGGGCGCGCCTGCTACCAGGCCTGGGACAAGACGAATCCGCGTACCGCCGACAACGCCGACTACCTGCGGCATCTCATCGACGTCGGGCATCTGGCGGTCCTGGAGCATGCCACCGCGAGTTTCTACATCACCGGCCTGTCCCGGTCCTGCGGGCACGAACTCGTCCGACACCGGCACCTGTCCTTCTCCGAGCTGTCCCAGCGCTACGTCGCCGAACCCGACGCCCAGATCGTCGTGCCGCCGGGGATTGCCGGTGACCCCGAACTGGAGGGGCTGCTGGCCGACGCGGCCGATGCCAGCCACCGGGTCTACACCGAACTGCTGGATCGCCTCGACGCCAAACTGGCCGGTGACCCGTCAGCGCGGCTGCGCCAGAAGCAGGCCCGCCAGGCTGCCCGGTCGGTGCTGCCGTACGCCACCGAGACCCGCATGGTGGTCACCGGCAACTACCGCGCGTGGCGACACTTCATCGCGGTGCGGGCCAGCGAGCACGCGGACCTGGAAATGCGCCGGCTGGCCATCGCCTGCCTGCGGGAACTCGCCGCCCTGGCGCCGGCGGTCTTCGGTGACTTCCAGATCGCCACGCTGAACGACGGGACCGAGGTCGCCACCAGCCCGCTGGCCACCGAAGCCTGA
- a CDS encoding thymidylate synthase, whose product MSASPTAPIPTPYEDLLRLVLSRGTPKSDRTGTGTRSIFGHQLRYDLSAGFPLITTKKVHTKSVIYELLWFLRGDSNVHWLQEHGVSIWDEWAAPDGDLGPVYGVQWRSWPTPSGEHIDQISNALALLRSDPDSRRNIVSAWNVGEIPQMALPPCHAFFQFYVADGRLSCQLYQRSADLFLGVPFNIASYALLTHMMAAQAGLDVGEFVWTGGDCHIYDNHVEQVELQLSRDARPYPELLLKHRDSIFDYTYEDIEITGYDPHPGIKAPVAV is encoded by the coding sequence GTGTCAGCTTCGCCGACGGCTCCCATCCCGACGCCGTACGAGGATCTGCTTCGGCTGGTGCTGAGCCGGGGCACGCCGAAGTCCGACCGCACCGGAACCGGCACCCGCAGCATCTTCGGCCACCAACTGCGCTACGACCTGTCGGCCGGTTTCCCGCTGATCACCACCAAGAAGGTGCACACCAAATCGGTGATCTACGAGCTGCTGTGGTTCCTGCGTGGCGATTCCAACGTGCACTGGCTGCAGGAGCACGGCGTCAGCATCTGGGACGAATGGGCCGCACCCGACGGCGACCTCGGCCCGGTGTACGGGGTGCAGTGGCGCAGCTGGCCGACGCCCTCGGGCGAGCACATCGACCAGATCTCCAACGCCCTGGCGCTGCTGAGGTCCGACCCGGATTCCCGCCGCAACATCGTCTCGGCGTGGAACGTCGGGGAGATCCCGCAGATGGCGCTGCCGCCGTGTCACGCGTTCTTCCAGTTCTACGTCGCCGACGGGCGGCTGTCGTGCCAGCTGTACCAGCGCAGCGCGGACCTGTTCCTGGGCGTGCCGTTCAACATCGCCAGCTACGCGCTGCTGACGCACATGATGGCCGCCCAGGCCGGGTTGGACGTCGGCGAGTTCGTCTGGACCGGCGGGGACTGCCACATCTACGACAACCACGTCGAGCAGGTCGAGCTGCAACTGTCCCGCGACGCGCGGCCCTACCCGGAACTTCTTCTCAAACACCGCGATTCGATCTTCGACTACACCTACGAGGACATCGAGATCACCGGCTACGACCCGCACCCCGGCATCAAGGCACCGGTGGCGGTGTGA
- a CDS encoding dihydrofolate reductase: MTLSLIWAQARSGVIGRGGDIPWQLPEDMAHFKELTVGHPVLMGRATWESLPPRFRPLPGRRNLVLTRDPGYRAEGAEVVTALPTGFDGWVIGGAQIYALALPLAGRCEVTEVDVDLPFRGGDAIAPVLDGSWSVSAGEWLTSRTGLRYRFCTYLPQE, from the coding sequence ATGACGCTGTCGCTGATCTGGGCGCAGGCACGCTCCGGGGTGATCGGCCGCGGCGGCGACATTCCCTGGCAGCTGCCCGAAGACATGGCCCACTTCAAGGAGCTGACCGTCGGCCACCCGGTGCTGATGGGCCGGGCGACCTGGGAGTCGCTGCCGCCGCGGTTTCGCCCGCTGCCGGGACGTCGCAACCTGGTGCTCACCCGAGATCCGGGCTACCGGGCCGAGGGCGCCGAAGTGGTGACCGCCCTGCCCACCGGCTTCGACGGCTGGGTCATCGGCGGCGCCCAGATCTATGCGTTGGCACTGCCGCTGGCCGGCCGTTGCGAGGTCACCGAGGTCGACGTCGACCTGCCGTTTCGCGGTGGCGACGCCATCGCGCCGGTGCTCGACGGCTCCTGGTCGGTGAGCGCCGGTGAGTGGCTGACCAGCCGCACCGGTCTGCGCTACCGCTTCTGCACCTACCTGCCTCAGGAGTAG